The region CCACAGCGACACTCCGGCCAACGGGCCGGTACGCGGAATCCCTGTCCGCGTACCGGCCCGTTGGCCGGTTCACGTCCATGCCGTTCGGGGGCGGCTCACACCCACGCCGCCGGGACTGCGCGCGCCGCGCTGACATTTGTCACCGGTCACCGTGCGTCCCGCACGCGGGACGATGACTTAGCACACTAGAGGCCCGGCCGTCCCGTACACGAGACTCGAACCGCCGATCGAGTCTAGGAGTCCCGCAGGGATCCGCCGGAGGAGCCGCGACGATGGACGAACGCTACGACGCGTACTGTGCGGCCGACCCACTTTTCTACGACTCGCCCGCCACCACGGGCGCGACCACCGCCGAGTTCGCCGTCGCGGCCCGCGCGGTGCCGGCCGGCTGGCAGCGGGAACCGAAGGACGACTGGTACGTCTACGGACCCGTCGGCGGCAGCCTGCCCCCGCAGGGCTGGAAGATCCACCTGTCGGCCACCCTGGAGAACGCCGACCGGGTGCTCGCCACCGCCTGGGACTACTGCGTGCCGCGCGGGCTGTCGTTCAAGTTCCTCCGTGGGCCGCGCCTGTTGCTGCTGCGCAACGCCAAGTACGCGCCGCGCGGCTCCAGCGGCAAGTTCGTCACCATCTACCCGGCCGACCCGGACGAACTCGAACTGGCCTGCAAGGAACTCGACGAACGGCTCGCCGGTGAGGCCGGGCCGTACATCCTCAGCGACCTGCGGTACGGCGCCGGACCGGTGTTCGTCCGCTACGGCGGCTTCGCGGCCCGCTACTGCCTCTCGGCGCACGGCCAGGTCGTCCCGGCGATCGCCGACCCGGACGGCACCCTCGTGCCGGACCGGCGGGACCCGGTGCCGCACCTGCCGGACTGGGTGACGTTGCCGGACTTCCTCACCCCGCACCTCGCGGCGCGCAACGCCACCACCACCGGCGACCTGCCGTACAAAATCGACCGGGTGATCCATTTCTCCAATGGCGGTGGCCTCTACGTCGGGCGGGACCTGCGCACCGACACCCCGGTGGTGCTCAAGGAGGCCCGCCCGTACGCCGGACTCGACGCCACCGGGACCGACGCGGTGACCCGGCTGGCCCGCGAGGGCGACATGCTGCGCCGGCTGGCCGACGTGCCGGGACTGCCCGGGGTGCACGACGAGTTCGGGTTGGGCGAGCACCGCTTCCTGGCCCTGGAGTTCGTCGTCGGCCAGCCACTGAACCGGGTCCTGGTCGAGCGCTACCCGTTGATCGACGTCGACGCGGACGCCGACCGGCTGGCCGCGTACGCGGACTGGGCGCTGGGGGTGTATAGCCGGGTCGAGGCGATCGTCGACGCCATCCACGAGCGCGGTGTGGTCTACGGCGACCTGCACCTGTTCAACGTCATGATCGGGCCGGACGACCGGGTCACCCTGGTCGACTTCGAGGTCGCCGCTCCGGTCACCGAGCCGGGTCGACCCGGCCTGCGCAACCAGGGCTTCGCCGCGCCGCGCGACCGCACCGGCTTCGCCGTCGACCGGTACGCCCTGGCCTGCCTCCGGCTGGCGCTGTTCCTGCCGCTGACCCAACTGGTCCGACTCGCACCGGCCAAGGCCCGGCACTTCGCCGACATCATCGCCGCCCACTTCCCGGTGCCCCGCGCGTTCCTGGACGAGGCGGTCGCGGAGATCACCGGCCCCACCCCGAAAGCGGCTGACGTCACCGGCGACGCGGACGTCACCGGTGACCGGGCGGCGGCGGACACCGACCCGCTGGAGTTCTCCACCGAACCGGGCGACTGGCCGGGACTGCGTACGCGACTGGCCGGGGCGATCCTGTCCAGCGCCACCCCGGACCGTCCGGACCGACTCTTTCCCGGTGACATCGAGCAGTTCCGCGCGGGCGGCCTCAACCTGGCCCACGGCGCCGCCGGTGTCCTGTACGCGCTCGCGGCGGCCGACGCCGGCCGGTTCCCCGAACACGAGGACTGGCTGGTCCAACGGGCACTCGATCCACCCGCCGGCAGCCGGGTCGGCTTCTACGACGGGCTGCACGGGGTGGCGTACGCGCTGGAACACCTGGGCCACCGGCAACGGGCGCTCGACGTACTCGACGTCTGCCTGCGGGAACCGTGGACCCGACTCGGACACGATCTTGCCGGTGGCCTGTCGGGAATCGCGCTCAACCTGGCCGAACTGGCCACCCGCACCTCCGAGCCGGGGCTGTGGGAGGCCGCCTGGCAGGCCGCCGAACTGGTCGCCGACCGGATCGGCGGGACCGACGACACCGGGGGCCGGACCAGTGGCGGGCAGCATCCGTACGCCGGGCTGACCCGGGGTCGGTCCGGCCCGGCGCTGATGTTCCTGCGGCTGTACGAGATCTCCGGTGATCCGGCCCTGCTCGACCTCGCCGCCACCGCGCTGCGCTGGGACCTGCGGCGCTGCGTGGTCCGCCCGGACGGTGCGATGGAGGTCGACGAGGGCTGGCGGACCATGCCCTACCTGGCGCACGGCAGCGTCGGCATCGGGCTGGTCCTCGACCAGTATCTGCGGCACCGCGCCGACGAGCGGTTCGCCGAGGCCGCCACGGCAATCCGACGGGCCGCCCGGTCGCCGCTCTACGTCCAGTCCGGACTGTTCGCAGGTCGGGCCGGCATCGTCGTCTACCTCGCCGCCCGCGCCGCCGCCGGCCTTCCCGATCGGGCCGAGGTGGACCGGGACCGGCACGAGCTGGCCGGGCAACTGCGACGGCTCACCTGGCACGCGATGCCATACCGGGACGGTCTCGCGTTTCCCGGCGAAAAGCTGCTGCGACTCTCCATGGACCTCGCCACCGGCACCGCGGGCGTACTGCTCGCGGTCGCCGCGGCCCGGTCCGACCGGCCGGTGACGCTGCCGTTCCTCGCCCCCTGGAACCAGCCGCACGCCCCGGCCCGAAGCTCCCTCGCGTCCGCGAGGGTGGACAACCGATCGAACGAGGATGAGGTGGCACGACATGGCGCTTCTTGACCTACAGGGTCTGGAACTGACCGCGGACGAGCTCAAGAGCACCGACCCCGGCGGAAGCCGGGCGAGCCTGCTGCTCTGCGGCGACAGCTCGCTGTCCCTGGTGACCTGCAACTGATCGGTGCGACACCGCCCTGGGTGGGTGCCAACGCACTCACCCAGGGCACCCTTCTGTTCGGCAGCCCTGCCACCCGGTCAGATCCAGCCGCCCTCGCGGGCGATCCGCACCGCCTCGATCCGGGTCCGCGCGCCGGCCTTGGCCGCGATCCGGGACAGGTGATTGCGTACGGTTCCCGGCGACAGCCCGACCCGCGCCGCTATCTCGACCACCGGTGCCCCGTCGGCGGCGATCTCCAGCACCTCGGTCTCCCGTAGGGTCAGCGGGCTCTCCGTGTTGAGGGCGGCGACGACCAGGTCGGCGTCGACCACCGGTTCGCCACGGGCGAGTCGGCGTACCCCGTCCACCACGCGTTGCGGGGTGACATCGTTGCCGAGGAAGCCGACGGTGCGGCTGCGGGCGTGCAGCGCGCCGCCGAGTGTCCGGGGCCGCCGGGCGTCGACCAGCACGAGCAGCGGACAGGAGTGTTCGTAGCGGAGCGAACCGGCGGGGCCGCCGGTGCCGAGCAGTTCCGAGTCGACCACGGCGACGTCCGGGCGTCTCGACCGGATCGCCGGCCCGACCTGCTCGATCCGATCGAGCTCGGCCACCACGTCGATATCGTCCTCAGTGGCCAGTACGAAGGCCAGCGCGCCACGGATCAGCGCACCGTCGAGGGCCAGCAGCGTCCGGATCAATCTACCGTTACCTCTCCCGCGGTCGGGGTGGCGTCGAAAGGCAGTTCGGGCGGCTCAGAGCGACAGAGTCAGCATATGTAGGGATTTAAGCACAAACATTCGCGTCCCGCCCAGCGGCGCGATGGCAGGTCCCACCCGCTGACGCGACGGCAGGTCCCACCCGCTGACGGGACGGCAAGCCGGTCACAGCCAGCCGTCGCGCTGTGCCCGCCGGACCGCCTCCAACCGGTTGCGGCCACCGGTCTTGCGCAGGATCACCGTCAGATGGTTGCGGACCGTCCCGTACGCCAGGCAGAGCCGGCAGGCGATCTCCCGCAGCGGCAGACCCTCCGCCGCCGCCCGCAACACCTCCCGCTCCCGTACGGTGAGCGGGCCGACCGGTGGACTCAGCGCGGCGACGGCGGCGGCCGGATCGATCACCCACTCCCCCAGCGCCACCAACCGGAGCGACCGCAGCAGTTCCGCCGGCGGCAGGTTCTTGTCGACGAACCCCCGTACACCCGCGCGCAGCGCCGCCTGGAGGATCCCCGGACCGGGCCGGGCGCTCATCGCCAGCACCGCGACCCCTCGCGCGGCCGGGTCGAGCTGCCGCAGGACGTCGAGCGGGTCGCGACCCGACGGTCCGATGTCGATCAGTACGACGTCGGGCCGTTCCCGTCGTACCGCGGCGACGATGTCGGCCGACGGGTCGAGGTCCCCCACCACCTCCAGGTCGTCCTCACTGGAGAGCACCATCCGCAGCGCACCCCGGAGCAGCCCCACTTCCTCGACGATCAGCACGCGGACCACGAAGCCTCCCGATCTCGGCGCCCGGCCGGCAAGGACCTCTTCGTGTCGACTGGACCGACCGACATCGTAACGACATGTGATGCCGCATGCACGGTACGCAATGGATGATCGCTGGCGTACGGTCCCGCACGGGCTCCGGGTGGTGGCTATGTTGGGCAGATGTCCGCCACCGCGTCGAACGCGCTTCCGATCGTGCAGTTCCGGAGCCGACCGGGAACGGTGGACCTGGCCTGGGGTCACCCCGACCCGGCAACCCTCCCGATCCGGGAGTGGGCACAGGCGTGCGTCGGCGCCCTGCGCCGGTACGGCGGCTCCGCGCTCGCCTACGGCCACCCGAACGGGCCGGGACCGCTGGTCGAGTGGCTGGTGGACCGGCTGGGCCGGACCGACGGGCGGGCCCCCGACCCGCCCCGGATCTTCGTCACCGCCGGTGCCTCGCACGCGCTCGACCTGGTCGCCGGGCTGCTCTGCCGGTCCGGTGACACGGTGTTGGTGGACGCGCCCACGTACCACCTGGCCTTCCGGGTGCTCGCCGACCACGGCGTGACCCTGGCGCCGACCCCGGCCGACCGGGACGGGATCGATCCGGCGGCAACCCGCGACCTGGTCGCACGGCTGCGCCGGGAGGGGCGGCGGGTGCCGCTGCTCTACCTCGTGCCGACCTTCGGCAATCCGACCGGCCGGAGCCTGGCCGAGCCCCGCCGGGCGGAACTGGTCGCGGTGGCCGAGCAGACCGGGCTGGTCCTGGTCGAGGACGACACCTACCGGGAACTCGCGTACGACGGGCCGGCGCCGCCGTCGCTCTACAGCGCCGCCGAGGACGGGGCGGTGATCCGGCTCGGCTCGTTCGCCAAGACCGTCGCGCCGGGGCTGCGGCTCGGCTGGCTCACCGCCGCACCGGCCCTGGTCGCCGCCCTCGCCGGGCGCGGCTACATCGACAGCGGCGGCGGGGTCAACCACACCAACGCGCTGTCGATGGCGGAGTTCGCGACCGCCGGCGCCTACGACCGTCACCTCGACCGGGTACGGGCGCGCTACCGGGGACAACGGGACGCGCTGGTCTCGGCGGTCCACCGTCACCTGCCGGAGGTCACCTTCACCACTCCGGCCGGCGGCTGGTTCCTCTGGCTGCGGCTACCCGCACCGATCGGCGCGACCGCACTGCTGCCGTACGCCGACACGAACGGGGTGTCGTACCTGCCGGGCACCCACTTCTTCGTCACCGACACCGGGGACACGCACCTGCGGCTGTCGTTCTCCCTGTTCGCACCGGACCAGTTGGAGGAGGGGACCCGGCGGCTGGCCCGAGCGATGACCCAACTGGGCTCGGCCCCGGAGCCGGGTCGCCCGCAGTGAGCCGGCCGGAGGCGGGCACGCCGCCGCCGTACGTCAACCGGACACGGGCGGCGGCTCAGCCGAGCGCGGCCCCGGTCGGATCGGCACTGTCGGTCGCCGTCGGATCCTGGTCCTCGCTGACGCTGGGAGTGGGAGTGGGAGTGGGGGTGGGCGTCGGCTCGTCACCGGGGCCGCTGGACGGCGACGGCGTTTCGCTGGGGCTGGGTGACGGCGTCGGCGGAACCGGGGTGGCCGACGGAGTCGGGGTCGGGCCGCTCGACGTCGGCGTGGGTCGACCCGGGGTCGAGCCGTGCGGATTCGACCGGGGCGTCCGGGACGGGGTGGCGTACGGCCGGGGTCTCGCGTCCGCCGTCGCGACCGGGCCGACGGCCCCGGTGCCGCCGGAGCCGGCCACCGACGGGGGCGGCACGCTCGTCTCGGCGGCGGCCGGACTCATCGGCACGATGACGTCGGTCGGACCCGCCGACACCGGGCTCCCGATCGGCGTGTCCGACAACGCGGCCGGCGCCGCGCGGCCGATCCCCTGGGCGAACCGACCACCGGCCCGGTTCGACACCGGGTCGGGACCCGACGCGCCGGCGGCGGTGAACGCGACCCCGAGTCCTACGCTGCCGACGAGGATCGCGGCGAGCACGCCGGTTGCGGGCCGGGGCGGGGGCGGTAGCGGACGACGGTGGGCGGGCACGGAAGCTCCCGGACGTAGTGAGGCGAAACGCCGTGGTCAGCGCGGTAGGGCTCGACCCTGCCCGCTGTCCGGGTCGGTACGCAACGAGACGTCGACCGCCTGTGTCCTATGTCATAACCAATCGGCATCGTCGGTCTAATACAAGCATCAGCCGGATATACCGGACTGATCCGAATAGTCACAGCCCGGCGGCCTGGTCGTAGCGTTGGCGCAGCTCGCGCATCCGCTCCTCCCCCAGCGACTCCTGCCGCGCCTCCTGCTGGTAGCGCTCGGGAAAGAGCTGACCGACCCGGTCACTGAACGACACCTCGTTGGTCGCCTCGGCCACCTGCACCGTCGGTGGATCGGTGCCCATCGCCACCACCACCGGCCCGACGAGCTTGACCGCCCAGTCCCAGGGCCGGTTCGGCTCGGCCACGCCGCAGAGATGGAACCCGTACGCCGTGTGGACCTGCGCCACGGAGGTCGCCTCGGCCGGTTCGAAGCCGAAGACCCGTACCCCGCAGACGATCTTGGTCTCGGCGGCCAGGCCCCCGGCGTGCTCGCCGTGACCCTGGTGCTGTTCCGGTTCGAGCTGTTCGAGCACCACGACCAGGCGACGGCCGAGCTGGCTGGCCAGGTCGTCGGCGGGCGCCGGCTGCGACCCGGCGGTGTTGACCAGGAGTACGACCGTGGCCGCCACCGCCAGCAGGATGACGGCCACCCAGACGAACCGGTTGCGCCACCAGCCCGACACCCGTGCCGGCTGGACCTCTTCCGGAGAAACTCGCATGTCTTCCCATCACGGATCGGACCCCGGTGGGAACGCCAGCACGGTCGTGTCGCGTACTGGTGGCAGCGGTTCCGGGGCGTTTGTCTGAGCACTGGTCACAGCCCGGTCCGGGGCGCCGCTGAACGCGAGCGGCCACCGCCTGGTGCCTGATCCGGCTCCGCCGACCGACGTGGTTGCCCCCGACGCCGTGGCGATACCGACCATCGGAGCACGCCGGGCGGCACCCGGTCAATGGTTGTCCGTCGATCCGTTTGCCGCCTCGGCGGAAACCCGACGCCGGCTACAACCGACCGGCCGCCGCCCGTACGGTGTGGTTCAGCAGCAACGCCGTGGTCACCGGGCCGACACCACCGGGGACCGGGGTGAGCCCGGCGGCCCGCTCGGCGACCGAATCCGCGTCCGCGTCCCCGACCAGGCCGCCGTCCGGGGTCGGGTTGGTGCCGACGTCGACCACCACCCCGCCCCGCTTGACGTGCTCGGCGGTGACCAGTCCGGGCCGGCCTGCGGCGGCGACCAGGATGTCGGCGGTCGCGGTGACGGCAGCCAGGTCGGGGGTACGGGAGTGGCAGACGGTCACCGTGGCGTGCCGGTCCAGCAGCAGGTGGGCGACGGGCTTGCCGACCACGGTGGACCGTCCGATCACGGCGGCCCGCCGTCCGGCCAGCTCGA is a window of Micromonospora sp. NBC_01699 DNA encoding:
- a CDS encoding SapB/AmfS family lanthipeptide, encoding MALLDLQGLELTADELKSTDPGGSRASLLLCGDSSLSLVTCN
- a CDS encoding response regulator transcription factor codes for the protein MVRVLIVEEVGLLRGALRMVLSSEDDLEVVGDLDPSADIVAAVRRERPDVVLIDIGPSGRDPLDVLRQLDPAARGVAVLAMSARPGPGILQAALRAGVRGFVDKNLPPAELLRSLRLVALGEWVIDPAAAVAALSPPVGPLTVREREVLRAAAEGLPLREIACRLCLAYGTVRNHLTVILRKTGGRNRLEAVRRAQRDGWL
- a CDS encoding response regulator transcription factor translates to MIRTLLALDGALIRGALAFVLATEDDIDVVAELDRIEQVGPAIRSRRPDVAVVDSELLGTGGPAGSLRYEHSCPLLVLVDARRPRTLGGALHARSRTVGFLGNDVTPQRVVDGVRRLARGEPVVDADLVVAALNTESPLTLRETEVLEIAADGAPVVEIAARVGLSPGTVRNHLSRIAAKAGARTRIEAVRIAREGGWI
- the lanKC gene encoding class III lanthionine synthetase LanKC, with the translated sequence MDERYDAYCAADPLFYDSPATTGATTAEFAVAARAVPAGWQREPKDDWYVYGPVGGSLPPQGWKIHLSATLENADRVLATAWDYCVPRGLSFKFLRGPRLLLLRNAKYAPRGSSGKFVTIYPADPDELELACKELDERLAGEAGPYILSDLRYGAGPVFVRYGGFAARYCLSAHGQVVPAIADPDGTLVPDRRDPVPHLPDWVTLPDFLTPHLAARNATTTGDLPYKIDRVIHFSNGGGLYVGRDLRTDTPVVLKEARPYAGLDATGTDAVTRLAREGDMLRRLADVPGLPGVHDEFGLGEHRFLALEFVVGQPLNRVLVERYPLIDVDADADRLAAYADWALGVYSRVEAIVDAIHERGVVYGDLHLFNVMIGPDDRVTLVDFEVAAPVTEPGRPGLRNQGFAAPRDRTGFAVDRYALACLRLALFLPLTQLVRLAPAKARHFADIIAAHFPVPRAFLDEAVAEITGPTPKAADVTGDADVTGDRAAADTDPLEFSTEPGDWPGLRTRLAGAILSSATPDRPDRLFPGDIEQFRAGGLNLAHGAAGVLYALAAADAGRFPEHEDWLVQRALDPPAGSRVGFYDGLHGVAYALEHLGHRQRALDVLDVCLREPWTRLGHDLAGGLSGIALNLAELATRTSEPGLWEAAWQAAELVADRIGGTDDTGGRTSGGQHPYAGLTRGRSGPALMFLRLYEISGDPALLDLAATALRWDLRRCVVRPDGAMEVDEGWRTMPYLAHGSVGIGLVLDQYLRHRADERFAEAATAIRRAARSPLYVQSGLFAGRAGIVVYLAARAAAGLPDRAEVDRDRHELAGQLRRLTWHAMPYRDGLAFPGEKLLRLSMDLATGTAGVLLAVAAARSDRPVTLPFLAPWNQPHAPARSSLASARVDNRSNEDEVARHGAS
- a CDS encoding aminotransferase-like domain-containing protein, giving the protein MSATASNALPIVQFRSRPGTVDLAWGHPDPATLPIREWAQACVGALRRYGGSALAYGHPNGPGPLVEWLVDRLGRTDGRAPDPPRIFVTAGASHALDLVAGLLCRSGDTVLVDAPTYHLAFRVLADHGVTLAPTPADRDGIDPAATRDLVARLRREGRRVPLLYLVPTFGNPTGRSLAEPRRAELVAVAEQTGLVLVEDDTYRELAYDGPAPPSLYSAAEDGAVIRLGSFAKTVAPGLRLGWLTAAPALVAALAGRGYIDSGGGVNHTNALSMAEFATAGAYDRHLDRVRARYRGQRDALVSAVHRHLPEVTFTTPAGGWFLWLRLPAPIGATALLPYADTNGVSYLPGTHFFVTDTGDTHLRLSFSLFAPDQLEEGTRRLARAMTQLGSAPEPGRPQ